GTCGGCGCCCGATTGGGCAAAGCTCCAACGGGACGACTTTCGCGCCTACCTGCGCTTTCTGGGGCGGCAAAACCTCGGGCGGGCGGCAACGCAACTGCGTTTCAGCGCACTGCGGACGTTCTACAAATTTCTGGTGCGCCACGGCGTGGTGGAGGTGACGCCCATCCGCAGCCTCGCTCTGCCCAAGCTTCCGAAGCGGCTGCCCAAATATCTGACCGTGCCGCAGATGGTGGATTTGTTGAACACGCCGCTCAGGGTGCTGGATGTGCCCAAGGAAAAGCAGCGCGGCCGGCCGGTGTCCGTGGCGGCGGCGCATCGCGATGTGGCGGTGCTGGAGACGATTTACTCCTGCGGCCTGCGCATCAGCGAGCTGGTGGGTTTGCGCGTGTCCGACGTGGACTGGAATGAGCAGCTCGTCCGTGTGCGCGGCAAGGGCAAAAAGGAACGGCTGGTGCCGATTGGCCAGACTGCGCTGGCGGCCATCGAAAAGTATTGGACGCATCTGTCCGCGCGGCCTGCGGGGGATGCGCCGGTGTTTCTGTCCGAAACGAAACGGCGTTCGCCGGTGAATGCCGTCATGCTGGCGCGGCGGTTGAAAACCTATCTGGCCCTGGCCGGGCTCGACCCGGCCATCACGCCGCACAAACTCCGGCACAGCTACGCCACGCACCTGCTGGATGCGGGCGCGGATCTGCGCAGCGTGCAGGAACTGCTCGGGCACGCCCACCTGGAGACGACCCAGGTTTACACGCACGTCACCACCGAGCGCCTGAAGAAGGCTTACAACGCCGCGCATCCACGGGCATGAGGCGAGGGCCATTCGTCGTCGGCGGCGCAAAACAAACAGCCCCGCCGATTCGGCGGGGCTGGTGCTGATGAAGCTGATTTGCCGGAGCAGTGGTTACTTGCCTTCCTTGGCTTTGGCTTCGTATTTGTCGAGCGTCTTCTGCATCTCGCCCTTCATGTCCTCGTCCTCCACGAGTTCGATGGCCTTTTTCTGCTGGGCAATCGCCTCGGTGGTTTGACCGTTGTCAAACAGCGCCCGGGCATACGTGTCCAGCACGCCGGGTTCCTTGCTCTCGGTGACGTCGGCGGCGCGCTTGGCGAACTTCAGGGCCAGTTGGGTGTCGCGGGCCTTGATGGAATCGTCCGTCAAAATGGTCCAGGCAATGTCATTGAGCAGTTGCGGGTTCTTGAGTTCCAACGCTTCCACTTTCTTGGCGAGTTCGGCCGCCTTGGCCGCGTCGCCGTTTTCGCCGACGGCCGTCATGTAGTCGCGGAAGAGCTCCTTGACCTGGCCCATTTCCTTGTTCCGTTCGATGGCCTGCTGCATGCCGGCCTTGAACTTGGCAAAATCCAAATCCTTGGGTGCCGTCGCTTCGAGCTGCTTTTCGAGGTCGGCCAGTTCATTGGTGTCGCCGTTGCCCATGGCCGCCTGTTGATATTTCTGGAGCAGCTGGCTGAATTTGATGCGGGCGCGGATGTCGGCCGGATCGAATTTCTTGCCGTTCATGATGCCGCCAACTTCCTGGTCGAGCGCGACGAGTTCGTCCTCCAGTTTCTTGATCTCGTCCGCATCGCCGCCCTGCAGGCTGAGCTGGATGTATTTCTGGAGTTTTTCCTGCGCTTCGCCGGCCTTCCTGGCTTTGGCCATGTCATACTTGCCGTCAATCAACGCCTGCACCGTTTCCTCGAGGTGATCCATGGGATGACCGTGCCAGACGATTTTGCCCTCCTTGTCCACGACGAAGGCGTGCGGGATGCCGTTCACGCCGAAGGCCTCCATGTAGGCGGTGGACGTTTTCCCGCCGTCGATGGCCACGTGGTAGTCCATTGTGTCGCCCATCTTCTCGAC
This genomic stretch from Verrucomicrobiia bacterium harbors:
- a CDS encoding redoxin family protein, whose product is MKKFIFTSLLSLLCAAGLRAAELGDAAQPLDIKEWVKGGPVDLSAGKGKTIYVVEFWATWCPPCRESIPHLTELQKKFKDQGVVFVGVTDEKPDVVKKFVEKMGDTMDYHVAIDGGKTSTAYMEAFGVNGIPHAFVVDKEGKIVWHGHPMDHLEETVQALIDGKYDMAKARKAGEAQEKLQKYIQLSLQGGDADEIKKLEDELVALDQEVGGIMNGKKFDPADIRARIKFSQLLQKYQQAAMGNGDTNELADLEKQLEATAPKDLDFAKFKAGMQQAIERNKEMGQVKELFRDYMTAVGENGDAAKAAELAKKVEALELKNPQLLNDIAWTILTDDSIKARDTQLALKFAKRAADVTESKEPGVLDTYARALFDNGQTTEAIAQQKKAIELVEDEDMKGEMQKTLDKYEAKAKEGK
- a CDS encoding tyrosine recombinase XerC; the protein is SAPDWAKLQRDDFRAYLRFLGRQNLGRAATQLRFSALRTFYKFLVRHGVVEVTPIRSLALPKLPKRLPKYLTVPQMVDLLNTPLRVLDVPKEKQRGRPVSVAAAHRDVAVLETIYSCGLRISELVGLRVSDVDWNEQLVRVRGKGKKERLVPIGQTALAAIEKYWTHLSARPAGDAPVFLSETKRRSPVNAVMLARRLKTYLALAGLDPAITPHKLRHSYATHLLDAGADLRSVQELLGHAHLETTQVYTHVTTERLKKAYNAAHPRA